A single genomic interval of Hydractinia symbiolongicarpus strain clone_291-10 chromosome 8, HSymV2.1, whole genome shotgun sequence harbors:
- the LOC130655299 gene encoding 60S ribosomal protein L12-like: MGPKFDPTAITIVYLRVVGGEVGATSSLAPKIGPLGLSPKKVGDDIAKATGDWKGLKITVQLTIQNRQAKISVVPSAASLIIKALKEPPRDRKKVKHVQHNGNVTLDTIYDIAREMRPRSIARKLEGTVKEILGTAQSVGCTVDGEGPHDLIDKINSGEIEVPES; the protein is encoded by the exons ATGGGCCCAAAGTTTGATCCCACTGCTATTACGATAG TTTACCTTCGTGTTGTTGGTGGAGAAGTTGGAGCGACATCTTCACTTGCTCCGAAGATTGGTCCCCTTGGGTTG TCTCCCAAAAAGGTTGGTGATGATATTGCTAAAGCAACTGGAGATTGGAAAGGATTAAAAATAACTGTACAATTGACAATCCAGAATAGGCAAGCTAAAATCAGTGTTGTTCCAAGTGCTGCTTCATTAATCATTAAAGCATTGAAAGAACCCCCACGTGATAGAAAGAAGGTCAAACATGTTCAACATAATGGTAATGTTACATTAGACACCATTTATGACATTGCTAGAGAAATGCGCCCAAGATCAATTGCAAGGAAATTGGAAGGAACTGTAAAAGAAATTCTTGGTACTGCACAATCAGTTGGTTGTACTGTTGATGGTGAAGGACCTCACGATTTAATAGATAAAATCAACTCTGGTGAAATTGAAGTTCCT gaaTCCTAA
- the LOC130655295 gene encoding uncharacterized protein LOC130655295, producing MSEGSGTEKSELFGKRHICLWTLPRDSKPIVRVEVKCGEILCGSLFEIGCDTIGLNITSRPFFALFRGITYPTKKYESDEIIRLPCKAAISIQKWCFDLTNEIKSIKTDAEAYRLLAFQFMFDVENGKIKLSSEDRERLEIHLGQDFPCYKQYVDIARTIEGYDSFAIQNVTVLKKVKLLKNVLQKGSKVNVVCSLKRLSLVSSSIQVSIPWRKIRRFAEIQETKSINLEIFLADDQAFAWIEVQCPQGTLLLQIIAEFIDKVRERLEKPKFRQPSWVNQPKANTLTWAMIKQELFSVKKERVVPKLQTFDELEVSSSEDELKEEEIGTVSISHNKQKKKYISEPSNSAGVFDEKKDHSDIDNAIDGTPDFSFLEIGEREKIDDIFNL from the exons ATGTCGGAAGGTAGTGGTACCGAAAAATCTGAGCTGTTTGGGAAACGGCATATATGTTTATGGACGCTACCACGTGACTCGAAGCCTATTGTTCGCGTCGAAGTGAAATGTGGAGAAATATTATGTGGTAGCTTATTTGAAATAGGATGCGATACAATAGGTTTAAATATTACAAGCCGACCGTTTTTTGCTTTGTTTCGCGGTATAACTTATCCGACTAAGAAATACGAATCCGATGAAATCATTCGGCTTCCTTGCAAAGCAGCAATATCAATTCAAAAATGGTGTTTTGATCTTACGAACGAgattaaatcaataaaaaccgATGCAGAAGCATACAGACTTCTAGCTTTCCAATTCATGTTTGACGTtgaaaatggaaaaataaagttaagtTCTGAAGATCGGGAAAGATTAGAGATTCATTTAGGTCAAGATTTTCCTTGCTACAAACAGTATGTTGACATAGCAAGAACAATTGAAGGATATGACTCATTCGCAATTCAAAATGTCACCgtcttaaaaaaagtaaaactgcTTAAAAATGTTCTTCAGAAGGGAAGTAAAGTTAATGTAGTGTGTAGTTTGAAAAGGCTATCTCTTGTGTcaa GCTCAATTCAAGTGTCGATACCATGGCGAAAGATTCGGAGATTTGCTGAAATTCAAGAGACGAAATCTAttaatttggaaatttttttgGCCGACGATCAAGCCTTCGCTTGGATTGAAGTTCAATGTCCGCAAGGAACATTACTTCTTCAAATCATAGCGGAGTTTATTGATAAAGTAAGGGAAAGATTAGAAAAGCCAAAATTTCGTCAACCAAGTTGGGTGAATCAGCCTAAAGCAAATACACTTACCTGGGCTATGATTAAGCAAGAATTATTTTCAGTGAAGAAGGAGAGGGTGGTGCCAAAGTTACAAACATTTGATGAACTTGAAGTTAGTTCTTCTGAAGATGagctaaaagaagaagaaataggAACTGTCAGTATTTcacataataaacaaaagaaaaaatacatttctgaACCATCCAACAGTGCAGGAGTTTTTGACGAGAAGAAAGATCATTCAGACATAGATAATGCGATAGATGGAACTCCGGATTTTTCGTTTTTGGAGATAGGTGAAAGAGAAAAAATTGATGATATATTTAATTTGTAG